One stretch of Alphaproteobacteria bacterium DNA includes these proteins:
- the nuoH gene encoding NADH-quinone oxidoreductase subunit NuoH, translating into MAELLANLWVEYLWPLLWLVIKIVVIVVPLLVAVAYLTYAERKIIAAMQMRKGPNVVGPFGLLQPFADGLKLFLKETVLPTRANATVFFLAPMLTFFLALAAWAVIPFGEGLVLADINVGILYLFAISSLGVYGIIMSGWASNSRYALLGGLRSAAQMVSYEVSIGFVLISVLLTVGSLNLSDVVTAQKTVWFFIPHLPMFVVFFISGLAETNRSPFDLPEAEAELVAGYNVEYSSMPFALFFLGEYANMILMSAMTVILFLGGWLPPMDIALFTWIPGPIWFAAKIAFVLFFFLWVRATFPRYRYDQLMRLGWKVFLPLSLAWLVITAGVLQFTGLVPK; encoded by the coding sequence ATGGCTGAACTTCTCGCCAATCTCTGGGTTGAATATTTGTGGCCGCTTCTGTGGCTGGTCATCAAGATCGTCGTCATCGTGGTGCCGCTTCTGGTCGCCGTGGCCTACCTTACTTATGCTGAACGCAAGATCATCGCCGCCATGCAGATGCGAAAGGGGCCCAACGTGGTCGGCCCCTTCGGCCTGTTGCAGCCCTTCGCCGACGGCTTGAAACTGTTCTTGAAGGAAACCGTGCTGCCCACCAGGGCCAACGCCACGGTCTTCTTCCTGGCCCCCATGCTCACCTTCTTCCTGGCGCTGGCCGCCTGGGCGGTGATTCCCTTCGGAGAAGGGTTGGTGTTGGCCGACATCAATGTTGGCATCTTGTACCTGTTCGCGATTTCAAGCCTGGGCGTTTACGGCATCATCATGTCGGGCTGGGCGTCCAACTCGCGCTACGCTTTGCTGGGCGGCTTGCGCTCGGCGGCGCAGATGGTGTCCTACGAAGTGTCGATCGGCTTCGTGCTGATTTCGGTGCTGCTGACCGTTGGCTCGCTGAACCTGTCCGACGTGGTGACGGCGCAAAAGACGGTGTGGTTCTTCATCCCCCATCTGCCGATGTTCGTGGTCTTCTTCATCTCGGGCCTGGCCGAAACCAACCGCTCGCCCTTCGATCTGCCAGAGGCCGAGGCCGAACTGGTGGCGGGCTACAATGTCGAATATTCGTCGATGCCCTTCGCCCTGTTCTTCCTGGGCGAATACGCCAACATGATCTTGATGAGCGCCATGACCGTCATTCTGTTCCTGGGCGGCTGGCTGCCGCCGATGGACATCGCGCTGTTCACCTGGATTCCCGGCCCCATCTGGTTCGCCGCCAAGATCGCCTTCGTGCTGTTCTTCTTCCTGTGGGTGCGCGCCACCTTCCCCCGCTATCGCTATGATCAGCTGATGCGTCTGGGCTGGAAGGTGTTCTTGCCATTATCCCTGGCTTGGCTCGTCATCACTGCCGGTGTGCTTCAGTTCACCGGTCTGGTGCCGAAGTGA
- a CDS encoding NADH-quinone oxidoreductase subunit G → MPKLTIDGIEIDVAPGTTILQAAETLGIEIPRFCYHERLTIAGNCRMCLVEVEKAPKPVASCAMPVGEGMVVRTSTANILKARKGVMELILINHPLDCPICDQGGECDLQDQAVAYGRDRGRFAEVKNALKKKDFGPLVKAEMTRCITCTRCVRFTTEVAGVPDLGGIGRGEHLEIDTYVGKAIGTELSGCLIDLCPVGALTSAPYAFKARPWELKKTETIDCLDALGSNIRADSRGNEVLRVMPRNNDDINEEWLGDKSRFAVDGLMRSRLDRPYIRENGHLREASWTEALNLAASKLKSTPAAAMAAIVGDLADCESIAALKDLMTDLKVANLDCRQDFAQIDPSCRAGYLFNATIAGIEQADALLMIGVNPRKEAPVLNARIRKRSLKSNFPVGVIGPKMDQIFKYEHLGDSAALIEEIASGKHPFAGVLKAAKKPMLILGMGALSRHDGAAILAGARKLAENCGMIADGWNGFSVLHTAAGRVGALDLGFVPVGGGQGVKAILEGASKGDIKLVYLLGADEIDVSRLGSAFVIYQGHHGDVGASRADVILPGAAYTEKNATYVNTEGRVQQTKLAVFPPGQAREDWRIVRALAEVIGIHMPYDNLSQMRARLIDINPLFAKQDVVVPAAWGPFGTPGPVADEPLKTAIANYYMTDAIGRASPTMAVCVETFVSGAKPRTGTHG, encoded by the coding sequence ATGCCAAAGCTCACCATCGACGGCATTGAAATCGACGTCGCTCCCGGCACCACCATCTTGCAGGCGGCCGAGACGCTGGGCATCGAGATTCCCCGCTTTTGCTACCACGAACGCCTGACCATCGCGGGCAATTGCCGCATGTGCTTGGTCGAGGTGGAAAAGGCCCCCAAGCCGGTGGCGTCCTGCGCCATGCCGGTGGGCGAGGGAATGGTGGTGCGCACCAGCACCGCCAACATTCTGAAGGCCCGCAAGGGCGTGATGGAACTGATCTTGATCAACCATCCGCTTGACTGCCCGATCTGCGATCAGGGCGGCGAGTGTGATTTGCAAGATCAGGCGGTGGCCTATGGCCGCGACCGTGGCCGTTTTGCCGAGGTCAAGAACGCGCTCAAGAAGAAGGATTTCGGCCCCCTGGTGAAGGCCGAGATGACGCGCTGCATCACCTGCACGCGCTGTGTGCGCTTCACGACCGAAGTGGCGGGCGTGCCCGATCTGGGCGGCATCGGCAGGGGCGAGCATCTGGAAATCGACACTTATGTCGGCAAGGCGATCGGCACCGAATTGTCGGGCTGCCTGATTGATCTGTGTCCGGTCGGAGCGCTGACCAGCGCGCCTTACGCCTTCAAGGCGCGCCCGTGGGAGCTGAAGAAGACCGAAACCATCGATTGTCTGGACGCGCTGGGGTCGAACATCCGCGCCGACAGTCGGGGCAACGAGGTTTTGCGCGTCATGCCGCGCAACAATGACGACATCAACGAGGAATGGCTGGGCGACAAAAGCCGCTTCGCGGTGGATGGCTTAATGCGAAGCCGCCTGGACCGTCCCTATATCCGCGAGAACGGTCACTTGCGCGAAGCCAGTTGGACCGAAGCGCTCAATCTGGCGGCGTCGAAGCTGAAAAGCACGCCTGCTGCCGCCATGGCCGCCATTGTGGGCGACTTGGCAGATTGCGAATCCATCGCCGCCCTGAAAGACCTGATGACCGACCTGAAGGTGGCCAATCTCGATTGCCGCCAGGATTTCGCGCAGATCGATCCTTCCTGTCGGGCGGGCTATTTGTTCAACGCCACCATCGCTGGCATCGAACAGGCCGACGCGCTTTTGATGATCGGCGTCAATCCCAGGAAGGAAGCGCCGGTTCTGAATGCGCGCATCCGCAAGCGCTCGCTGAAGTCCAACTTCCCGGTGGGCGTGATCGGTCCCAAGATGGACCAGATTTTCAAATACGAACATCTGGGCGACAGCGCTGCGCTGATCGAGGAGATCGCTTCGGGCAAGCATCCTTTCGCTGGCGTGCTGAAGGCGGCCAAGAAGCCGATGCTGATCCTGGGTATGGGGGCGTTGTCGCGCCATGACGGGGCCGCCATTCTGGCCGGTGCCCGCAAACTGGCTGAAAACTGCGGCATGATCGCCGATGGCTGGAACGGTTTCTCGGTGCTGCATACGGCGGCTGGCCGCGTGGGCGCTCTCGATCTCGGCTTCGTGCCGGTGGGCGGCGGGCAGGGCGTCAAGGCCATTCTGGAAGGCGCCAGCAAGGGCGACATCAAGCTGGTTTATCTGTTGGGAGCCGACGAGATCGACGTGTCGCGTCTGGGTTCGGCTTTCGTCATCTATCAGGGCCATCACGGCGATGTGGGTGCGTCGCGTGCCGACGTCATTTTGCCGGGTGCCGCCTATACCGAAAAGAACGCCACCTACGTGAACACCGAAGGGCGCGTGCAACAGACCAAGCTGGCCGTCTTCCCGCCCGGCCAAGCCAGGGAAGATTGGCGGATCGTGCGCGCCTTGGCCGAGGTTATCGGCATCCATATGCCCTATGACAATTTAAGCCAGATGCGCGCCCGACTGATCGACATCAATCCGCTGTTCGCCAAGCAAGATGTCGTCGTTCCCGCCGCTTGGGGGCCGTTCGGAACGCCGGGTCCGGTGGCCGACGAGCCGTTGAAGACGGCAATCGCCAACTACTACATGACCGACGCCATCGGTCGGGCTTCGCCCACCATGGCGGTCTGCGTCGAAACATTTGTCAGCGGCGCCAAGCCCAGGACGGGAACTCATGGCTGA
- the nuoF gene encoding NADH-quinone oxidoreductase subunit NuoF, producing the protein MLTDKDRIFTNLYGQHDFGLQGAKARGDWDGTKDILAKGREWIINEVKSSGLRGRGGAGFSTGVKWSFMPKEVGARPHFLVVNADEGEPGTCKDREILRHDPHKLIEGCLIAGFAVQAHAAYIYVRGEFYREAEALQTAIDQARDAGLIGKNACGSGWDFEVYIHRGMGAYVCGEESALIESIEGKKGQPRLKPPFPAGIGLYGCPTTVNNVESIAVVATILRRGASWFSSFGRPNNAGTKLFCISGHVNKPCNVEESMSIPLRELIEKHAGGVRGGWDNLLGVIPGGSSVPVLTKDICDNVLMDFDALREVRSGLGTAAVIVMDKSTDIVKAIARLSYFYMHESCGQCTPCREGTGWMWRMMQRMVSGEAEIEEIDMLDEVTRQVEGHTICALGDAAAWPIQGLIRSFRPEMERRILARRSARL; encoded by the coding sequence ATGCTGACCGACAAGGACCGCATCTTCACCAATCTTTACGGCCAGCATGATTTCGGTTTGCAGGGCGCCAAGGCGCGCGGCGACTGGGACGGCACCAAGGATATTTTGGCCAAGGGCCGCGAATGGATCATCAACGAGGTGAAATCCTCGGGCCTGCGCGGACGTGGCGGCGCCGGATTCTCGACCGGCGTCAAATGGTCGTTCATGCCCAAGGAAGTGGGGGCGCGCCCGCATTTCCTGGTCGTCAATGCCGATGAGGGCGAACCCGGCACCTGCAAGGACCGCGAAATTCTGCGCCATGATCCGCACAAGCTGATCGAAGGCTGCTTGATCGCCGGCTTCGCCGTGCAAGCCCATGCGGCTTACATCTACGTGCGCGGCGAGTTCTATCGCGAGGCCGAGGCTTTGCAAACCGCCATCGATCAGGCGCGCGACGCCGGATTGATCGGCAAGAACGCCTGCGGCTCGGGATGGGACTTCGAGGTCTATATCCATCGCGGCATGGGCGCCTATGTCTGCGGCGAGGAATCGGCGCTGATCGAAAGCATCGAGGGCAAGAAAGGCCAGCCGCGCTTGAAGCCGCCTTTCCCGGCGGGCATCGGCCTCTATGGCTGCCCGACCACGGTCAACAATGTGGAATCAATCGCCGTGGTGGCGACCATTCTACGCCGGGGCGCTAGCTGGTTCTCCAGTTTCGGGCGGCCCAACAATGCGGGCACCAAGCTTTTTTGCATTTCTGGCCATGTGAACAAGCCCTGCAACGTGGAAGAATCGATGAGCATTCCGCTTCGGGAACTTATCGAGAAACATGCGGGCGGCGTGCGCGGCGGCTGGGACAATCTGCTGGGCGTGATTCCCGGCGGCTCGTCGGTGCCGGTGCTGACCAAGGACATCTGCGACAATGTGCTGATGGATTTCGACGCGCTGCGCGAAGTGCGTTCCGGCCTGGGTACCGCCGCCGTGATCGTGATGGACAAGTCCACCGACATCGTCAAGGCCATCGCAAGACTGTCTTATTTCTACATGCATGAAAGCTGCGGCCAGTGCACGCCTTGCCGCGAGGGCACGGGCTGGATGTGGCGCATGATGCAGCGCATGGTCAGCGGCGAGGCCGAGATCGAAGAGATCGACATGCTCGACGAAGTGACCCGTCAGGTCGAAGGCCACACGATTTGCGCGCTGGGCGACGCCGCCGCTTGGCCGATCCAGGGATTGATCCGTAGTTTCAGGCCCGAGATGGAGCGCCGCATTCTGGCGCGCCGCTCGGCTAGGCTGTAG
- the nuoE gene encoding NADH-quinone oxidoreductase subunit NuoE: MSFHREEPKDFAFDADSLAKAKAIVAKYPEGRSRSAVMPLLDLAQRQLGGWLPRVAMDYVADYLSLDPIKVYEVANFYTMYNKKPVGRHHVQVCTNLPCWLRGSDQVVSACKKTLGIGLGETTPDGMFTLSEVECAGACVNAPVAAINDDYFEDLDEASITRVLEAIKKGEKPKHGPQNGRMNSAPIGGPTTLKGEG, from the coding sequence ATGAGTTTTCACCGCGAAGAACCGAAGGATTTCGCCTTCGATGCCGACAGTCTCGCCAAGGCCAAGGCGATCGTCGCCAAATATCCCGAAGGCAGAAGCCGCAGCGCCGTGATGCCGCTGCTCGATCTGGCGCAGCGCCAACTGGGCGGCTGGCTGCCCCGCGTCGCCATGGATTACGTGGCCGATTATCTCAGCCTTGATCCCATCAAGGTCTACGAGGTCGCCAACTTCTACACCATGTACAACAAGAAGCCGGTCGGCAGGCATCATGTGCAGGTTTGCACCAATCTGCCTTGCTGGTTGCGCGGCTCGGATCAAGTGGTGTCGGCCTGCAAGAAGACCCTGGGCATCGGCCTGGGCGAGACCACGCCGGACGGCATGTTCACGCTTTCCGAAGTCGAATGCGCGGGCGCTTGCGTGAATGCCCCGGTGGCCGCCATCAATGACGACTATTTCGAAGACCTTGACGAAGCGTCCATCACCCGCGTGTTGGAAGCCATCAAGAAGGGCGAAAAGCCCAAGCATGGCCCCCAGAACGGGCGCATGAATTCGGCTCCCATCGGCGGCCCGACCACCTTGAAGGGGGAGGGCTGA
- a CDS encoding NADH-quinone oxidoreductase subunit D has protein sequence MSMLEEQTYFVNFGPQHPAAHGVLRLVLGMTGEVVERADPHIGLLHRGTEKLIENKTYLQATPYFDRLDYVGTMNQEHAFVLAVEKLMGVEVPARGKMIRTLYCEIGRILNHLLNITAYVMDVGGMTPILLGFEEREKLMEFYERACGARLHANYFRPGGVAFDTPQALLDDIGAWTETFPKILDDIETLVTNNRIFKQRTVDIGVVSQEQALDWGFTGPNLRASGIAWDLRKAQPYDSYAEMDFDIPIGKHGDGYDRYLVRMVEMRESVKIIKQCLAKMPGGPAKVDDRKVSPPPRAEMKRSMEALIHHFKLFTEGLRVPAGETYTAVEAPKGEFAVYLVSDGTNRPYRCKIRAPGYAHLQALEMMGKGHMLADIVAIIGSIDIVFGEIDR, from the coding sequence ATGAGCATGCTGGAAGAGCAAACCTACTTCGTCAATTTCGGCCCCCAGCATCCGGCGGCGCACGGCGTGCTGCGTCTTGTGCTGGGCATGACCGGCGAAGTGGTCGAACGCGCCGATCCGCATATCGGCCTGTTGCATCGCGGCACAGAAAAGCTGATCGAGAACAAAACCTATCTGCAGGCCACGCCTTATTTCGACCGCCTGGATTACGTCGGCACCATGAACCAGGAGCACGCTTTCGTGCTGGCCGTGGAAAAGCTGATGGGCGTCGAGGTTCCGGCCAGGGGCAAGATGATCCGCACCTTGTATTGCGAGATCGGACGCATCCTCAATCATCTGCTGAACATCACTGCCTATGTGATGGATGTCGGCGGCATGACCCCCATCTTGCTGGGGTTCGAGGAACGCGAAAAGCTGATGGAATTCTACGAGCGCGCTTGCGGCGCTCGCCTGCACGCCAATTATTTCCGTCCGGGCGGCGTGGCCTTCGATACGCCCCAGGCCCTGCTTGACGACATTGGCGCCTGGACCGAAACCTTCCCCAAGATTCTCGATGACATCGAAACGCTGGTCACCAACAACCGCATCTTCAAGCAGCGCACGGTGGATATCGGCGTGGTGTCGCAAGAACAGGCGTTGGATTGGGGCTTTACGGGTCCCAATCTGCGCGCCAGCGGCATCGCCTGGGATCTGCGCAAGGCCCAGCCCTACGACAGCTATGCCGAGATGGATTTCGACATTCCCATTGGCAAGCATGGCGACGGCTATGACCGTTATCTGGTGCGCATGGTCGAAATGCGCGAGTCCGTGAAAATCATCAAGCAGTGCCTGGCCAAGATGCCGGGTGGTCCCGCCAAGGTGGACGACCGCAAGGTCAGCCCGCCGCCCAGGGCCGAGATGAAGCGCTCGATGGAAGCGCTGATCCATCATTTCAAACTATTCACCGAGGGCTTGCGCGTTCCCGCCGGGGAAACCTATACGGCGGTCGAGGCGCCGAAGGGCGAATTCGCCGTCTATCTGGTGTCGGATGGAACGAACCGGCCTTATCGCTGCAAGATCCGCGCACCGGGCTACGCCCATTTGCAGGCCCTCGAAATGATGGGCAAGGGGCACATGCTGGCCGATATCGTGGCCATCATCGGCTCTATCGACATCGTATTTGGCGAGATCGACCGATGA